In the genome of Massilia sp. W12, the window ATGCCCAGCCTGCCGAAGTGCTGGAAATCGGCTTTTCCTCCGGCTCCTGGGCGCGCATCATCAACGATCTGGACACCGTGCGCACGATTGATATTGTGGAAATCAATCCGGGCTATCCGGCGATTGTGCAGCACTACCCGGACATCTCGCCGGTGCTGCAGTCGCCCAAGGTGAAACTGCATTTCGACGATGGGCGGCGCTGGCTGCGCAATAATCCGGCGCGCCAGTTTGATGTGATTGTGATGAACACCACCTTTTACTGGCGCAGCAATGCCAGCAATCTGCTATCGCAAGACTTTTTGCGCATGCTGAAAAAACACCTCAAGCCGGGCGGTCTGGTGTATTACAACTCAACCGGCTCGCCGGACGTGCTGTACACCGCCGCTGCCGTGTTTCCCCATGTTACCAAAGTGCGCAATTTCGTTGCCGCCAGCGAACGCCCGCTGGCCCTGGCGCCTGAGGAGGCGCGCGCCCATCTGCTGCGTTTTCGCGCCGACGATGGCAGCCCCTTGTTTGCGCGCGACGCCGCCCATCAGGCCAAACTGGAGGAATTGCTGCGCTTTGATCTGTCAGACCAGGCCGCCGCTTTGCGTCAGCGCAGCGGGCTGCGCGTGATCACCGACGACAATATGCTGACCGAATACAAGCTCAGCGGCCAGCATTGAACGCAGCGCTTGCCGGCCTGACACAGTGCCGGCAAGCGCCTGCTTTTTGCGCATAAAATTTGGCAAATCCCTCCAAACAGCAGGGTTTTTGCCGGCATCCTGCGCATTGCGGCAAGCGTGCTGCAGCGCAATAGGCTAGAATGCATGTCTTCTTTCATCGCATCGCCTGATGGTTTTAGCATATGAACGCGCCAGCCCAACTCGACCAGTTGCTCGCCAAGCAACCCGACGCCGCGCCCCGCTTGCGGGAAATCCCCTATAACTACACATCGTTCTCCGACCGTGAGATTGTGATCCGCCTGCTGGGCGAATCCGCCTGGCGCTTGCTGGACGATTTGCGCAGCGCACGTCAGACCGGGCGCTCTGCACGCATGCTGTATGAAGTGCTGGGCGATATCTGGGTGGTGCGGCGCAATCCCTATCTGCAAGACGATATGCTGTACAACCCGAAACGGCGCGATGCGCTGATCGCGGCCTTGCATCACCGTCTGCAAGAAGTCGAAAAGCGCAAAAAAATCATTGAAGCCGCCGAAGGCAAAGACGCGCAGGAACAAGCCCAGGCGCGCCAGCGCGATGCGAATGTGGAAGCGCTGCTGGCGGCGGCGCGCAAAGCGGTGGAGGATTTCGCCGCCGAATTCCGCGCCATGTGGGACTTGCGCAAACGCGCCACGCGCGAACTGGCGCGCTACACTGAAAAACACAATATCAAATTCGATGGCATGTCACGCACCACGCATGTCACCGACGCCACCGACTGGCGGGTCGAATATCCCTTCGTGGTGCTGACGCCCGACACGGAAGAGGAAATCGCCGGTCTGGTCAAAGCCTGTATTGAATTGGGACTGACCGTGATTCCGCGCGGCGGCGGCACCGGCTACACCGGCGGCGCGATTCCGCTGACCCCGTTGTCCGCCGTGATCAACACCGAAAAACTGATTCAACTGGGAGCGGTGGAAATGAGCCGCCTGCCCGGTGTGGAACGCGAATACGCCACCATTTATTCCGGCGCCGGGGTGGTCACGCGGCGCGTCTCGGATGCGGCGGAAGCCGCCGGCTTTGTGTTTGCGGTCGATCCGACTTCCGCCGACGCCTCCACTGTGGGCGGCAATGTGGCCATGAATGCGGGCGGTAAAAAAGCCGTGTTATGGGGCACCGCGCTGGATAATCTGGCTTCCTGGCGTCTGGTCGATCCGAATGGCGACTGGCTGGAAGTGACACGCCTGGAGCACAATCTGGGCAAAATCCACGACGCCCCGCTGGCCCGCTTTCAACTCGAATGGCGGCATCCGGCGGAACGCGGCAAACAAAGCCAGCCGTTCAAGCGCGAGATATTGGAAATTGCGGGCGATAAATTCCGCAAAGCCGGCTTGGGCAAGGATGTCACCGACAAATTTTTGAGCGGCCTGCCGGGCGTGCAAAAAGAAGGCTGCGATGGCTTGATCACCTCGGCGCGCTGGATTTTGCACAAAATGCCACAGCATACGCGCACCGTGTGTCTGGAATTTTTCGGCCAGGCGCGCGAAGCGATTCCCTCGATTGTGGAAATTAAAACCTATCTGGAGCAACTGCCCAAGCAAGGCGCGCAATTCGCCAGCGTGCGCTTAGCCGGCCTGGAGCATCTGGATGAACGCTATTTGCGCGCAGTCGGTTACACCACCAAATCGCGCCGTGGCGTGTTGCCGAAAATGGCGCTGTTTGGCGATATCGTCGGCGATGATGAAAACGCAGTCGCGCACGCCGCCTCGGAAGTGGTGCGGCTGGCGAATCAGCGCACCGGTGAAGGCTTTGTCGCGGTCAGCCCGGAAATGCGCAAAAAATTCTGGCTCGACCGCGCCCGCACCGCTGCGATTGCGCGCCACACCAACGCCTTTAAGATCAATGAAGACGTGGTGATTCCGCTGCCGCGCATGGGCGAATACACCGACGGCATTGAACGTATCAATATCGAGCTGTCGATCAAAAACAAGCTGTCCCTGTGCAATGCGCTGGCAGAATATTTGCAACGCGAACACCTGCCGCTGGCCAAATCGGAAGATGAAAGCGCCGCCATGCCGGATGCGCAGATTCTGGCCGAACGGGTGGCCCAGGCGCAGCACATGCTGAATGAGACGCGCCGCCGCTGGGAATACATTCTGTCCCATTTGGATCTGCCGCTGGCGCAGGCGCAGGCCGACTTGCTGGCGCTGGGCGCAGGCGATGCGGCGCAACTGGCGCAACGCCTGGCAGAGCAGCCGCAAAGCACGGTGTTTGATCTGGCGCAAGACCGCAGCTTGCGGATTTCCTGGAAAAAAGAAATCCGCACCCAGCTGCGCCAGATTTTCAACGGCGCTTCGTATGCGCCGATTCTGGAACAGTGCAATGCGATTCATAAAGAAGTGCTGCGCGGACGCGTGTTTGTCGCCCTGCACATGCACGCCGGCGATGGCAATGTGCACACCAATTTGCCGGTCAATTCTGATCACTATGAAATGCTGCAGGATGCGCACGCCGCCGTGGCCCGCATCATGCAATTGGCGCGCTCGCTGGATGGCGTGATTTCGGGTGAACACGGCATCGGCATCACCAAACTCGAATTTCTGTTGCCGGAAGAAATCAATCAATTCCGCGCATACAAACAGCGCATCGACCCGCACGGTCATTTCAATCGCGGCAAGCTGCTCGACACGCCCGGCATGGAAGCCGATTTGCGCAACGCCTATACGCCGTCGTTCGGCTTGATGGGACATGAATCGCTGATCATGCAGCAAAGCGATATCGGCGCGATTGCCAACAGCGTGAAAGACTGCCTGCGCTGTGGCAAGTGCAAGCCGGTCTGCAACACCCATGTGCCGCGCGCGAATTTGCTGTATTCGCCGCGCGACAAAATTCTGGCCACGTCCGCCCTGATTGAAGCCTTTTTATACGAAGAGCAAACCCGGCGCGGCGTCTCGATTAAGCACTGGGAAGAGTTTGAAGATGTCGCCGACCATTGCACGGTCTGTCACAAGTGCGCGACGCCGTGCCCGGTCAAGATCGACTTTGGCGATGTCTCGATGAATATGCGCAATCTCTTGCGCAAAATGGGTAAGAAGAGCTTCAACCCGGGCAAGGCGACCTCGATGTTCTTTTTGAACGCGAAAGACCCGGCCACCATCAAGGCGGCGCGCAGCGTGATTTTCGGCCTGGGGGTAAAAGCGCAGCGCTGGGGCAATCGCATCTTGCGCCAAGCGGTGAAAAAACAAGTCGCCGCGCCGCCGGCCTCGATCGGCAAGGCCCCGGTGCGTGAGCAGGTGATTCACTTCGTCAACAAAAAAATGCCGGGCAATCTGCCCAAGAAAACCGCACGCGCCCTGCTCGATATTGAGGACGACAAGATTGTCCCCATTATCCGCAACCCGCGCGCCACCAGCAGCGACACCGAAGCCGTGTTTTACTTCCCCGGCTGCGGTTCGGAGCGACTGTTTTCGCAAGTCGGCCTGGCCACCCAGGCCATGTTATGGCATGCCGGGGTGCAGACTGTCTTGCCGCCGGGCTATCTGTGCTGCGGCTATCCGCAGCGCGGCGCGGGCGACTATGACAAGGCGGAAAAAATCATCACCGATAACCGGGTGCTGTTCCACCGCGTGGCCAACACCCTGAACTATCTGGATATCAAAACCGTGGTGGTGTCTTGCGGCACCTGTTATGACCAGCTGCAGGGCTATGAATTTGACAAAATCTTCCCCGGCTGCCGCATCATCGACATCCACGAATTTTTGCTGGAAAAAGGCATCAAGCTGGAAGGCGTGAACGGGGTGCGCTATATGTACCACGACCCCTGCCACAGCCCCTTGAAGCTGCAAGACCCGCTGAAAACCGTCAACAGCCTGGTTCAAGCGCAGGGACAAGCCAAGATTGAAAAGAATGACCGCTGCTGCGGCGAAGCCGGCACCCTGGCCGCCAGCCGCCCGGACATTTCGACCCAGATCCGCTACCGCAAGGAAGAGCAGCTGATGCAGGCGACGGAAAAATTGCGCGCCGATGGTTTTAACGGCGACTTGAAAATCCTCACCTCCTGCCCGGCCTGCTTGCAAGGGCTGAGCCGTTTTGATGATGACACCGGGGCCAGCGCGGATTACATCGTGGTGGAAATGGCGCGCCATATTCTGGGCGAGAACTGGCTGGTGGATTTTGTGCACAAAGCCAACGCCGGCGGGATTGAAAGGGTGTTGGTATGAGCGATTGCGTATTATGCGCGGAAGACGGCGGCGCACTGATCTGGCGCAATGCGGCAATGCGGGTGGTGCTGGTGGATGACGCCATGCACCCGGCATATTGCCGCGTGATCTGGAACGCGCATGTGGCGGAAATGAGCGATTTGACGCCCGCCGAACAGGAAGCCATGATGCGCGCGGTGTTGCTGGTCGAGCAGCAGATGCGCGCCGTCATGTCGCCGCACAAAATCAATCTGGCCAGCCTGGGCAATATGACGCCGCATTTGCATTGGCACATCATTGGCCGCTGGCCGGACGATGTGCACTTCCCGCAAGCGATCTGGGGCGCACTGCAACGCGACCCGACAGCCGCCAATTTAAGCGCACGGCGCGCACAATTGCCGGCCTTGCAAGCCGCAGTGCACAGCGCATTGGCTGCCGCATTTACCGGATAAGATCATGCACACCCCGACCGAGATCACAGTTCACACTGTTTCGCGCACGCTGGAAATCGCGTTTGAAGATGGCGCACATTTTCATTTGCCGTTTGAATATCTGCGCGTGTATTCCCCTTCCGCCGAAGTGCGCGGTCACAATCCTGAACAAGCCGTGCTGCAAACCGGCAAGCGTGATGTATTAATTGAAAAACTCGCGCCGGTGGGACACTATGCGCTGCAAATCTTCTTTTCCGACGGCCACGACAGCGGTTTGTTTTCCTGGAATTATTTGCACGAGATGGGCGAAAAACAGGCGGCCTGGTGGGAAGCGTATTTGCAAAAACTGGATGCCGCCGGCCATGGGCGCGAGGCGGGACGGGATTTGCCCATGGTGACGGCGGGCGGCAAGGCTTGTCAAAGTTAAGAGGTGAGCCATGTGCGCGAATTTGATCCGCTTGCTTGTTGCAAGCCTGTGCCTGCCGCTATTGATGCACAGCGCACGCGCCGCCACACCCTGCGCTGACAGCAAAGGCCAGGTTTTACCGCAAGGCAAATTGCTGATTGTTGGCGAATTGCATGGCAGCCAGGAAATCCCGGCGTATGTCGGACGCTTGCTGTGCGCTTATGCGGAGCAGAAATTGCCTGTCATCTTGCATGTCGAGTTCCCGGAAAGCCATCAAGAGGCCTTCAACGCCTTCATGAACGAAGCTGATGAGGCGAAAGCCGAAAAGCTGGTTTTGGAGACGGATAAATGGAGCAAATGGATGGCGGACGGCTCCACCAGCCGCGCCATGCTGGATTTGTTCAAGCTGGCGCGCAAACTGCGGCAGAGCGGGACGCAGGTCTTATTGAATGCATTCACCAGCACGACCGGCCTGCCGCCGCCATTGACGCCGGGACTTGCATTTGTGCAGCATTATTCAGAGGCCGCCAAAGCGGCGAACGTGGAAATGCGCATGGCGCAATATCCGGATTATCGGCATCTGGTGCTGGTGGGGGAATCGCATGCGGAGAAATACGCCGCGCGCCCATGGCTGCCGATGGCTTACCGTTTATCGCGCCTGCTGCCGGTGCGCACCTTGGGTTTTACGTTTGACGCAGCGGATGCCTGGGTTTGCAGGGGGCCGAAAGACAAAATCATTTGCGGCGCCACAGCTATCGGCCCACGCAAAATTTCCCCGCTGGAGTTTGATGAAGTGGTGCACATACCCAAGTTAAGCGCATCGCCGCCGGCGGTTGCGCGCAAACCGGAGTAGGCGTCCACCAGCGGCTGCAGTGTGCTTGTGGGGGGCTTTAGCCCCGAATCGGCGCTTGCGGAAAACCAAGGCTGTTTTCGCGACTGAAGTCGCTGCCACAACAACGATAGAAGCTGGCAGTAACACCAGGGAATCGCAAGGGCCTGCAATGCCTCATTCAACATCCTGCGGCTTGGCCTGTGTCGGCAATACCGCAGGCAACTCCAGCTGTACAACTTGCGCTTGCGATTCTTGGCCCCGCATCACAGGTTTGATGGCATGGGCATAGGGCGCCAAATCGACTGTGGCTTCGGTTTTGCAATAGGGGCAGGCGACCAGCAAAACCTGGAGCCTGCTGACTTCGCGCTGCAGGGTGTATTCCTTGCCGCAATCGGCATTGCAGCATAAAAACCGCAAACGTCTTTGTTCCATCATCTCACCCCAAACTCAATAATGCGCACAAAATGCCGGCGAAAAATAAGAGGCAGGAGGCAATCAGCCAACGCCGTTTATCGTGGGCGCTCAAGACAAAAAAATCTTCTATGCCTATGCCCTCATGCAAGCGCGCCGGGTCTTGCTTGAAGATGCGGGTATCCACTTTTCGCACACGCGGGAACAAGGCCAGCAAGGTGCACAACAAGGCCAGCAGCCAGGCGCCCGCGCCAAGATAGACGGGCAGGCTTAAAACCAGCTTGGGATCTTTGCCTTGCAGCAGCGTGAGCGCAGTGACATACAAGCCGGGAATCGCCAATTCCAGGCCCAGCAGGCGCTCAGCCAGCTTATCCATCAACTCGCATTGCGCGGGAATGGCTTCATAAAACTTCTGCCGCAGGATTTTTTCCTGCTCGGAAATGGGGCGGGTGGGGATGGGGTCATTCATGGCTGGCTTCCGTTTCGGGGAATTGTTGGGAGAGGGCTTCCCAGTCATTAATGCCTGGCTTGAGGCCAAGATGTGTTGCGAGTTCTGACAGTTTTTCTAAAATCTTACCCATATTTATTTTTTTTGCAATTCGATATGCTAAAAGCCAGGCTGAAAATGATTCCTTCAGTTGCTTCTTTTCAGCATAGAAATGACCGGCATTGTACAAACTTATACAAAACCCTGGAAAATCTCCGATATTCCGTTGAATATCACATCCCTTTATCAAATAATCAATGGCAACATCACACTCACCCATTCTTTTATATGCATCATAAGTATTACAAAGCACCAAAGCCATCTCCCTCTTCGCTCCTATTTTTTCACAAATCTTAAGAGCTTGCCCTAGGCACTCCAGAGCTTGCGACAAATCTCCCCGCTCCTTACAGACAGAAGAAATATTATTCAAAGTGACAGCACAACATAATTCATCGCCATACTCCATCGAAAATTCCAGCGCCCTCTTAAAATACATCAATGCATCTTCATAACGCCCCTCTTCATTATGAATTAGTGCAATATTATTCAAAACATCCCCCATGGATTCTTTTTCACCAATAGACTCGAGAATATTCAATGACTCCAGCAGCTTAAGCATTGCAACATCATTAAAACCCAGATCCCTATATACTTGGGACACATTATTTATATTAGCCGAAATAGATCTCTTATCCCCAACCATCAAATTAATTTCCAACGCCTCCTCAAAAAAACTCAAAGCCACATTAAAATCCCCCTTTACATAATAGATATTTCCAATGCCATTGAGCGCAGCACTCTCACCAATTTTGTCTCCCATTCTCCTTTGCATATCAAGCACACACCGCAAACAAGATAGTGCGGATTGATACTCACCACGAACAGAGTGGATTTCCGAAATGTTATGTAAAGCAGCTGCTTGCCCCTCCACCTTCCCAATTTTATTAAAAATTTTCAAAGCACCTTTAACATATTCCAACGCAGCATCAACATCCCCTCTATGCTTCAATATCTGCGAGATATTATTTAATGCACACCCCTCCCCTTCTTCATTACCACTTTCACGACTAATAAGAAGAGCGCTCTCCAAAAAATTCATTGCCTCATCAAACATTCCCTGTGTTTTATATATCTGAGAAACATTATTCAAAATAAGACCTTGTGCTATCCTATCATTTAAATTAACTGCAATTTCCAAGGATTGAAAATAGTACTTCCTGGCACTCTCATAGTCACACTTTCTACAATACAACGCCGCCAAATTATTCAGCACAAAAGACTCTCCTGCCGCATCGCCAATTTTCCGTCGAAGCTCCAAAGATTTCATCAAATGTATAAATGAAGAGTCCAAATCACCTACAGCCAAATAAAGCTTCCCCATTTGTCCAAACGCTTCCCCTTTTATTTTTAAATCTTCAGTGCCACAAATATAAGGCAACCAATCATGCAACAACGCTATATATGCACCAGCGAACGTCTTTCGTCCAACAATTTCATCCAACGTCAGGCGGTTCGCCTCTTCATGCCGCTCCGCCCGACGCAAAGCATGATGCACCGTGATTGCCTGTTCCAGCGTTTGCCTTTCATGGTCAAATAAATACACCTGATAATCCGCCGCCGTCTGCGCATGCCGCATATCATCATCCAGCTCACCACGCGCTTGCAGCCAGTCTGTCACCAAGGGCGAGCATTGATACTCCACCGCCTGCCATTCTGGCGCAAAGCTCACTTCCAGCAGCGACACATCCAACAAGGCTTGCAAGGCCGTTGGCGCATCCGGCAAATCCTGTGCGAGCACGAACACACCCTCCTCCGGCACCGGCGTGGCGTACACCGGCACACGCCGCAACAATTGATATGCCGGGGCCGGCAAGCGGCCCAGGATGGATGCCAAGGCCATATCGGTTTGCAGCTCTTCCTTGCTTGCCGCCAGTTTGGCTAAAAACGCTTCTTCTTCACGCAAGCCACCCATGCCCTGCAGCGCCTTGGCGAAAAATTCCAAACCCCGGCTATTGCCAAACAAAGTCTGATACACCCTCGACAATTGCGCAGGCTGCAGAAAATGAGCTGGCAAACCGGCGCGCAAAGCCAGTTGCAAAAAATCGCCGTAATTCGCTTTATTTAAAGCATGATGCTGCCCCGTCCAGCCCGGCAAATTCCAGCGCGAAGTGGCCAGCACCGCCACACCCGGCGCGGCGCAAGCGGCGTGCAGCCAGGCCGCTAATTGCGCATCTGTAATTTGATGGCTATCCGCATCTTGCAGACTTTCCAAATTATCGAATAAGAGCAAAACCGGCTTGTCAGACTGCGTTTGCAGCAAAGCAAAAAACTTCTGCGCCCGCTTGCCTTCATCCTGCACGCCAAAACAATAGCGGCTGTATTTTTCATTCGCCTCGCTATCCAAGGCCATTTGCAAGCTTTCAAACAGAAACTCATGCCATGTATTGCCGCTGCGGGCGCTGAAAGCAAACACCTGCCAGCCGCGCGCCGCCATTTCCTGCGCCAGCTTGCCAGCGAAGCTGGTTTTGCCCTGGCCGCCAGGGCCGGTCAGTAAGAGGTTCTTTATCTTGCCGGTAAACAAGCGCTGTTTGAATTGGCGCATTTCATTGCGCCGGCCAATAAAGCGTTCCGGCAAACGCACTTCGCCCACATGCTGGCTGAGCTGGATTTGATAGGCGGCGGG includes:
- a CDS encoding tetratricopeptide repeat protein, giving the protein MAQAYANHVPAPESALQAIGQALWQALQIDEAAFAAARTHAGAAVLPLILHCSAPAVHSLPWECLHHPTLGFLAKHPAFTFSRRLLAADAPSARSLARGPLRVVLFSSMPEAGHEGVSRLKVEEEQARVQAALMPWIGKGLLHLEIPEDGRFASLQSVIKDFQPHVLFLSGHGSFQHAPASDEAHGVFYFEDEYGAPDPVRDQALAQAMIGSGVQAVVLSACESAKALASSDLAQGLAQCLSAQGVPFVIGMREAVLDDAGIPFAHTLCDAIARGERIDLAVQSARSAMQQLAPDARHLAADSPGQWCLPVLLSRDAGHALIDWHFQPQPAAYQIQLSQHVGEVRLPERFIGRRNEMRQFKQRLFTGKIKNLLLTGPGGQGKTSFAGKLAQEMAARGWQVFAFSARSGNTWHEFLFESLQMALDSEANEKYSRYCFGVQDEGKRAQKFFALLQTQSDKPVLLLFDNLESLQDADSHQITDAQLAAWLHAACAAPGVAVLATSRWNLPGWTGQHHALNKANYGDFLQLALRAGLPAHFLQPAQLSRVYQTLFGNSRGLEFFAKALQGMGGLREEEAFLAKLAASKEELQTDMALASILGRLPAPAYQLLRRVPVYATPVPEEGVFVLAQDLPDAPTALQALLDVSLLEVSFAPEWQAVEYQCSPLVTDWLQARGELDDDMRHAQTAADYQVYLFDHERQTLEQAITVHHALRRAERHEEANRLTLDEIVGRKTFAGAYIALLHDWLPYICGTEDLKIKGEAFGQMGKLYLAVGDLDSSFIHLMKSLELRRKIGDAAGESFVLNNLAALYCRKCDYESARKYYFQSLEIAVNLNDRIAQGLILNNVSQIYKTQGMFDEAMNFLESALLISRESGNEEGEGCALNNISQILKHRGDVDAALEYVKGALKIFNKIGKVEGQAAALHNISEIHSVRGEYQSALSCLRCVLDMQRRMGDKIGESAALNGIGNIYYVKGDFNVALSFFEEALEINLMVGDKRSISANINNVSQVYRDLGFNDVAMLKLLESLNILESIGEKESMGDVLNNIALIHNEEGRYEDALMYFKRALEFSMEYGDELCCAVTLNNISSVCKERGDLSQALECLGQALKICEKIGAKREMALVLCNTYDAYKRMGECDVAIDYLIKGCDIQRNIGDFPGFCISLYNAGHFYAEKKQLKESFSAWLLAYRIAKKINMGKILEKLSELATHLGLKPGINDWEALSQQFPETEASHE
- a CDS encoding DUF971 domain-containing protein, producing MHTPTEITVHTVSRTLEIAFEDGAHFHLPFEYLRVYSPSAEVRGHNPEQAVLQTGKRDVLIEKLAPVGHYALQIFFSDGHDSGLFSWNYLHEMGEKQAAWWEAYLQKLDAAGHGREAGRDLPMVTAGGKACQS
- a CDS encoding FAD/FMN-binding oxidoreductase; the protein is MNAPAQLDQLLAKQPDAAPRLREIPYNYTSFSDREIVIRLLGESAWRLLDDLRSARQTGRSARMLYEVLGDIWVVRRNPYLQDDMLYNPKRRDALIAALHHRLQEVEKRKKIIEAAEGKDAQEQAQARQRDANVEALLAAARKAVEDFAAEFRAMWDLRKRATRELARYTEKHNIKFDGMSRTTHVTDATDWRVEYPFVVLTPDTEEEIAGLVKACIELGLTVIPRGGGTGYTGGAIPLTPLSAVINTEKLIQLGAVEMSRLPGVEREYATIYSGAGVVTRRVSDAAEAAGFVFAVDPTSADASTVGGNVAMNAGGKKAVLWGTALDNLASWRLVDPNGDWLEVTRLEHNLGKIHDAPLARFQLEWRHPAERGKQSQPFKREILEIAGDKFRKAGLGKDVTDKFLSGLPGVQKEGCDGLITSARWILHKMPQHTRTVCLEFFGQAREAIPSIVEIKTYLEQLPKQGAQFASVRLAGLEHLDERYLRAVGYTTKSRRGVLPKMALFGDIVGDDENAVAHAASEVVRLANQRTGEGFVAVSPEMRKKFWLDRARTAAIARHTNAFKINEDVVIPLPRMGEYTDGIERINIELSIKNKLSLCNALAEYLQREHLPLAKSEDESAAMPDAQILAERVAQAQHMLNETRRRWEYILSHLDLPLAQAQADLLALGAGDAAQLAQRLAEQPQSTVFDLAQDRSLRISWKKEIRTQLRQIFNGASYAPILEQCNAIHKEVLRGRVFVALHMHAGDGNVHTNLPVNSDHYEMLQDAHAAVARIMQLARSLDGVISGEHGIGITKLEFLLPEEINQFRAYKQRIDPHGHFNRGKLLDTPGMEADLRNAYTPSFGLMGHESLIMQQSDIGAIANSVKDCLRCGKCKPVCNTHVPRANLLYSPRDKILATSALIEAFLYEEQTRRGVSIKHWEEFEDVADHCTVCHKCATPCPVKIDFGDVSMNMRNLLRKMGKKSFNPGKATSMFFLNAKDPATIKAARSVIFGLGVKAQRWGNRILRQAVKKQVAAPPASIGKAPVREQVIHFVNKKMPGNLPKKTARALLDIEDDKIVPIIRNPRATSSDTEAVFYFPGCGSERLFSQVGLATQAMLWHAGVQTVLPPGYLCCGYPQRGAGDYDKAEKIITDNRVLFHRVANTLNYLDIKTVVVSCGTCYDQLQGYEFDKIFPGCRIIDIHEFLLEKGIKLEGVNGVRYMYHDPCHSPLKLQDPLKTVNSLVQAQGQAKIEKNDRCCGEAGTLAASRPDISTQIRYRKEEQLMQATEKLRADGFNGDLKILTSCPACLQGLSRFDDDTGASADYIVVEMARHILGENWLVDFVHKANAGGIERVLV
- a CDS encoding HIT family protein, whose translation is MSDCVLCAEDGGALIWRNAAMRVVLVDDAMHPAYCRVIWNAHVAEMSDLTPAEQEAMMRAVLLVEQQMRAVMSPHKINLASLGNMTPHLHWHIIGRWPDDVHFPQAIWGALQRDPTAANLSARRAQLPALQAAVHSALAAAFTG